Part of the Geodermatophilus obscurus DSM 43160 genome is shown below.
GGCCGCGGCCGGGTCGGTGTGGGCACCGCCCGGGGGCTCGGGCACCACCGAGGTGGCGATGCCCGACGCCCGCAGGTGGGCCGCGCCCAGCCGCATCGCGCGGGCGGCGGTCGGTGCGGCCACCGCCGTCCGCCACAGGATCGCTGCGCAGCCCTCGGGGCTGATGACCGACAGGTAGGCGTTCTCCAGCACCAGCAGCCGGTCGGAGGTGCACAGCGCCAGCGCGCCGCCACTGCCGCCCTCCCCGGTGACCACGGAGACGACCGGGACCCGCAGCCGGCTGCTGCGCATGATCGTCTCGGCGATCGCGTGCGACTGCCCGCGCTCCTCGGCCTCGGGTCCCGGGTGGGCGCCGGGGGTGTCGACGAGGGTGACGACCGGGAACCCGAAGGTCTCGGCGTGGTCGAGCAGCCGCAGCGCCTTGCGGTAGCCCTCGGGGTGCGGCATCCCGAAGTTGCGGGCGACCCGCTCGCGGACCGTGTGGCCCTTCTCCTGGCCGATGACGACGACGGTGCGGCCGCCGATCGAGGCGACCCCGCCCACCACGGCGGCGTCGTCGGCGAAGGACCGGTCGCCGTGCAGCTCGACGAAGTCGTCGAACGCCGTGTGCAGGTAGTCCAGGGTCGTCGGCCGGTCCACGTCCCGCGCCCGCTGGACGACGTCCCACGGGTCGGCCTCCTCCACGTCGCTCGCGGCGACGCAGGCCTCCCCGCCGTCGTCCGGTGCCTCGTCGGGGACGCCGGCCCCGTGGAGGGCGAGCAGCCGGACCAGCAGCGGCCGCAGGTCACCGCGGCTCTCGACCCGGTCGACCAGGCCGTGCGCGAGGAGGAACTCGGCGGTCTGGAAGTCGTCGGGCAGCTCGGCGCGGATGGTCTCCTGGACCACGCGCGGCCCGGCGAAGCCGACGTGCGCGCCCCGCTCGCCGACCAGCACCGACGCGAGGGTGGCGAAGGAGGCGGACACGCCCCCGTAGGTCGGGTCGGTGAGGACGCACACCGAGAGCAGGCCGGCCTCGCGGAGCCGGCCGAACGCCTCGCTGACCCGGGCCATCTGGAAGAGCGAGAAGACGCCCTCCTGCATCCGGGCCCCGCCGCTGGCGCACACGGTGACCAGGGGCAGACCGCGCTCGAGGGCCAGCTCCGCGGCGCCGCTCACCCGCCGGCCGACCTCGACGCCCATGCTGCCGCCGAGGAAGGCGAAGTCCATGACCGCGACGACCGTCTCGGCACCGCCGATGCGGGCGATGCCGACCACGACGGCCTCCGACTCGCCGGAGCGCCGTGCCGCGTCGGCCAGCCGGTCGGGGTAGTCGCGCAGGTCGGTGAAGGCCAGCGGGTCGGGCGTGCCCGGCTGGAACGCGACTTCGCTGAAGCTGCCCGGGTCGGTGAGCAGGACGATCCGGGCCCGCGCGCTCAGCCGCAGGTGGTGGTCGCACTCCGGGCAGACGTGCAGGTTGCGGTCGAGCCGCTTGCGGTACAGCAGCCACCCGCAGTCGGGGCAGCACACCCATCCGGCCTGGTCGGGCGCGGCCTGTACGGCTGCGGCCGTGGTCGTCGAGGAACGTGTCATGACGGCCTCTCAGTCGCTCGGAGCGGTCTCACTCCGGGGCCGACGTCCAGTGGTAGAAGCGACGGGCCATCGCGTCCTGCGGTGAGCGCCAGTTGGGGTCGTAGGCCTCGATGTACGGCCGC
Proteins encoded:
- a CDS encoding acetyl-CoA carboxylase carboxyltransferase subunit alpha — its product is MTRSSTTTAAAVQAAPDQAGWVCCPDCGWLLYRKRLDRNLHVCPECDHHLRLSARARIVLLTDPGSFSEVAFQPGTPDPLAFTDLRDYPDRLADAARRSGESEAVVVGIARIGGAETVVAVMDFAFLGGSMGVEVGRRVSGAAELALERGLPLVTVCASGGARMQEGVFSLFQMARVSEAFGRLREAGLLSVCVLTDPTYGGVSASFATLASVLVGERGAHVGFAGPRVVQETIRAELPDDFQTAEFLLAHGLVDRVESRGDLRPLLVRLLALHGAGVPDEAPDDGGEACVAASDVEEADPWDVVQRARDVDRPTTLDYLHTAFDDFVELHGDRSFADDAAVVGGVASIGGRTVVVIGQEKGHTVRERVARNFGMPHPEGYRKALRLLDHAETFGFPVVTLVDTPGAHPGPEAEERGQSHAIAETIMRSSRLRVPVVSVVTGEGGSGGALALCTSDRLLVLENAYLSVISPEGCAAILWRTAVAAPTAARAMRLGAAHLRASGIATSVVPEPPGGAHTDPAAAARLLRQALVRELDDVCRLDVATLMDSRSRRLDRIGGDEGRTLQPVEG